The Saccharomonospora cyanea NA-134 genome includes a region encoding these proteins:
- a CDS encoding acyl-CoA dehydrogenase family protein, with product MVETGSDPGDFLGVDAELTADERDIRDTVRRFAKAELSPHVADWYENATLPARDLAKSFGRLGVLGMHLTDYGCAGSSAVAYGVACRELEAVDSGLRSFVSVQGSLAMYAIHRYGSEEQKRQWLPALASGEAIGCFGLTEPDAGSDPASMRTRARRDGADWVLDGTKMWITNGTVADVAVVWAQTDDGVRGFVVPTDTPGFSAHEITRKLSLRASVTAELVLDGVRLPSDAALPGVTGLRGPLSCLNEARFGIVFGVVGAARTCYETALEYTTTRTQFGQPLAAYQLTQRKLADLVVEVNRAGLVALRLGRLKDSGALHHSQVSFGKLANVRAALDVARTARSMLGANGISLEYPVMRHAANLETVLTYEGTEEMHALSVGQAVTGIPAFRVSP from the coding sequence ATGGTTGAGACCGGTTCGGACCCAGGTGATTTCCTCGGCGTCGACGCCGAACTGACGGCGGACGAACGCGACATCCGCGATACGGTACGGCGGTTCGCGAAGGCGGAACTGAGCCCCCATGTCGCGGATTGGTACGAAAATGCGACGCTTCCGGCGCGAGATCTGGCGAAAAGTTTCGGCCGACTGGGCGTACTCGGAATGCACCTTACGGACTACGGGTGCGCGGGTTCGTCCGCCGTCGCGTACGGCGTCGCCTGCCGCGAGTTGGAGGCCGTCGACTCGGGGCTGCGCAGCTTCGTCTCCGTGCAGGGGTCACTGGCCATGTACGCCATTCACCGCTACGGCAGCGAGGAGCAGAAGCGGCAGTGGCTGCCCGCGCTGGCGTCGGGGGAGGCGATCGGGTGCTTCGGGCTCACCGAACCGGACGCGGGCAGTGACCCGGCGTCCATGCGCACGCGCGCACGCCGGGACGGTGCCGACTGGGTGCTGGACGGCACCAAGATGTGGATCACCAACGGAACGGTGGCCGACGTCGCCGTGGTGTGGGCTCAGACCGACGACGGTGTGCGCGGTTTCGTCGTGCCCACCGACACGCCCGGCTTCTCGGCCCACGAGATCACCCGCAAGCTTTCGCTTCGGGCCTCGGTGACGGCGGAACTGGTGCTCGACGGCGTGCGGCTGCCCTCGGACGCCGCCCTGCCCGGTGTGACGGGACTGCGCGGGCCGTTGTCGTGCCTCAACGAGGCGCGGTTCGGCATCGTGTTCGGCGTCGTGGGGGCCGCGCGCACCTGTTACGAGACGGCGTTGGAGTACACCACCACGCGCACCCAGTTCGGGCAGCCGCTGGCGGCCTACCAGCTCACGCAGCGCAAGCTGGCCGATCTCGTCGTGGAGGTGAACCGGGCGGGGCTGGTGGCGTTGCGACTCGGCAGGCTGAAGGACTCCGGTGCGCTGCACCACAGCCAGGTGAGTTTCGGCAAGCTCGCCAACGTGCGCGCGGCACTCGACGTGGCTCGCACCGCGCGGTCGATGCTGGGCGCCAACGGGATCTCGCTGGAGTACCCGGTGATGCGGCACGCGGCGAACCTCGAAACGGTATTGACGTACGAGGGAACCGAGGAGATGCACGCCCTGTCGGTGGGCCAGGCGGTGACGGGAATCCCGGCCTTCCGGGTGAGCCCCTGA
- a CDS encoding DUF3558 domain-containing protein has product MTRSVSLLSALAAVVLAAAGCAGGESGIAQTEPQPSGSATATSSGIPHTSSDQLSASVDPCAVIEPTEDLQQYGNFSPRQDSSKDMAEARVCSWQKEKQDPLEDGLVIGLAVRDAQSIDALTDVGGGVNAGSINGRKAAEAPNPSMGGCTLAVAIDDDSRIDVNVATEEVNAACDVAREVAYLVEPRLPKA; this is encoded by the coding sequence ATGACTAGGTCCGTCTCACTCTTGTCAGCCCTCGCTGCGGTAGTGCTTGCAGCCGCTGGTTGCGCCGGTGGAGAGTCCGGTATTGCCCAGACCGAGCCCCAACCGAGCGGTTCTGCGACAGCCACGTCTTCAGGAATCCCTCACACCTCCTCCGACCAGCTCAGCGCATCGGTCGACCCATGTGCCGTGATCGAACCGACGGAGGACCTCCAGCAGTACGGGAATTTCTCCCCTCGGCAAGATTCAAGCAAAGATATGGCGGAGGCAAGAGTCTGTTCCTGGCAGAAGGAGAAGCAGGACCCTCTTGAAGACGGCCTCGTCATAGGACTCGCAGTGCGCGACGCGCAAAGCATTGACGCGCTGACCGATGTCGGTGGCGGAGTAAACGCAGGGTCGATCAACGGCAGAAAAGCCGCGGAAGCCCCTAACCCCAGCATGGGTGGCTGTACCTTGGCTGTGGCCATCGACGATGATTCCCGTATCGACGTAAACGTAGCCACCGAAGAGGTCAACGCCGCCTGTGACGTCGCTCGGGAGGTCGCCTACCTCGTCGAGCCTCGCCTGCCGAAGGCCTGA
- a CDS encoding FAD-binding and (Fe-S)-binding domain-containing protein, with the protein MTVRPTLAEDLARAVSGEVDDSPSARAMFSMDASNYRHVPSAVVFPRTADDVAATLRVARAHGVPVTARGAGTGIGGQALGEGVVLDYSRHLNRVLEIDPERRVARVEPGVVLDTLRAAAAEHGLTFGPDPSTHSRCTLGGMLGNDACGSHSVAWGRTADNVVSLEVVTGDGARLSVGPGDRVTGEPAGRAAEIRAALRDLAQRNLAVLRTGFPSLPRRVSGYALDNLLPENGFDIARALVGTEGTCVLLTQATVRLVPSPRARALVVAGFADDVAAADAAPQVLPHRPLTVEGMGADLVEALLSHGRRPAALGELPAGRGWLFVEVGGDDADEARRNAKALAAALARETSAATSVTTDPARQRQLWSIRESAAGIATRMADGSEAWPGWEDAAVPPERLGSYLRSFRALLASYGLRGIPYGHFGEGCVHVRIDFDLLTDGGVATFRRFLTDAADLVVAHGGSLSGEHGDGQARAELLPRMYSPEVLRLFEAFKAVWDPDDVLNPGNLVRPRPLDADLRFAGPVKELPLTLRYPHDGGSLATATRRCVGVGKCIDTSTGVMCPSYMVTRREEHSTRGRARLLFEMLRGETVTDGWDSEDVHDALDLCLACKGCLSDCPVNVDMASYKAEFLHHHYAGRLRPASHYSLGFLPLWARLAATAPGVVNTALRSRAVSSLAKRLGGITPERELPTFARTTLRRAWRRKPRREPGGRPRVVLWPDTFTDHFAPEIGVAATRVLEHAGFDVVLPRSSVCCGLTWISTGQLGIARRVLRRTLDVLSEDIQAGTPIVGLEPSCLAVLRHDVHDLLDTPPVPALTLAEFLDRHAPDAEFGSLGVRAVTQQHCHQHAVFGNDADERMLRRAGVDNRTLDSGCCGLAGNFGVERGHYEVSVAAANRVLVPELEATSAEDLVLADGFSCRTQIADLTGRRALHLAQVLDRALSATETPSIPTKA; encoded by the coding sequence GTGACCGTCCGGCCCACGCTCGCCGAGGACCTGGCCCGCGCCGTCTCGGGCGAGGTGGACGACAGCCCCTCCGCGCGGGCGATGTTCAGCATGGACGCGTCGAACTACCGGCACGTGCCGTCGGCCGTCGTGTTCCCCCGCACCGCCGACGACGTGGCGGCCACCCTGCGCGTCGCCCGTGCGCACGGCGTCCCGGTGACGGCGCGAGGTGCGGGCACCGGCATCGGCGGGCAGGCCCTCGGCGAGGGTGTGGTGCTCGACTACAGCCGCCACCTGAACCGGGTCCTGGAGATCGACCCCGAACGCCGTGTCGCACGCGTGGAGCCGGGGGTCGTGCTCGACACGTTGCGCGCCGCCGCCGCGGAGCACGGACTGACGTTCGGGCCGGACCCCTCCACGCACAGCCGCTGCACGCTCGGCGGGATGCTCGGCAACGACGCGTGTGGTTCGCACTCGGTGGCGTGGGGCCGCACCGCCGACAACGTCGTGTCGCTGGAGGTGGTGACCGGGGACGGGGCCCGGTTGTCCGTCGGCCCCGGCGACCGCGTCACCGGCGAGCCCGCGGGCCGCGCGGCGGAGATCCGCGCCGCACTGCGAGACCTCGCCCAGCGCAACCTCGCCGTGCTGCGCACCGGATTTCCCTCCCTGCCGAGGAGAGTGTCCGGATACGCGCTCGACAACCTCCTGCCGGAGAACGGCTTCGACATCGCCAGGGCACTCGTGGGCACCGAGGGCACGTGCGTGCTGCTGACGCAGGCCACCGTGCGGCTCGTGCCCTCACCCCGGGCCCGGGCGCTGGTGGTGGCGGGGTTCGCCGACGACGTCGCCGCGGCCGACGCCGCTCCCCAGGTACTGCCGCACCGGCCGCTCACGGTGGAGGGCATGGGCGCCGACCTGGTGGAGGCCCTCCTCTCACACGGCCGTCGTCCCGCGGCGCTCGGCGAACTACCCGCCGGACGCGGCTGGTTGTTCGTCGAGGTCGGCGGGGACGATGCCGACGAGGCACGCCGGAACGCGAAAGCCCTGGCAGCGGCACTGGCCCGCGAGACCAGTGCCGCGACGTCGGTGACCACCGACCCGGCGCGGCAGCGGCAGCTGTGGTCCATCCGCGAGTCCGCCGCGGGCATCGCCACTCGCATGGCCGACGGCTCGGAAGCGTGGCCGGGCTGGGAGGACGCCGCCGTGCCACCGGAACGGCTCGGCTCCTACCTGCGGTCGTTCCGCGCCCTCCTCGCCTCCTACGGGCTGCGGGGCATCCCGTACGGGCACTTCGGCGAAGGCTGCGTGCACGTGCGCATCGACTTCGACCTGCTCACCGACGGCGGCGTGGCGACCTTCCGGAGGTTCCTCACCGACGCCGCCGACCTCGTGGTCGCCCACGGCGGATCGCTGTCGGGCGAACACGGCGACGGGCAGGCCAGGGCGGAGTTGCTGCCCCGGATGTACTCGCCCGAGGTACTGCGCCTGTTCGAGGCCTTCAAGGCCGTCTGGGATCCCGACGACGTGCTGAATCCCGGCAACCTGGTACGGCCTCGCCCCCTCGACGCCGACCTGCGCTTCGCCGGACCGGTGAAGGAACTACCCCTCACCCTGCGCTATCCGCACGACGGCGGCAGTCTGGCCACCGCCACGCGGCGCTGCGTCGGGGTGGGCAAGTGCATCGACACCAGCACCGGCGTCATGTGCCCGAGCTACATGGTGACCCGGCGTGAGGAGCACTCGACGCGCGGCAGGGCGCGGTTGCTGTTCGAGATGCTGCGGGGCGAGACCGTCACCGACGGCTGGGACTCCGAGGATGTCCACGACGCGCTCGACCTGTGCCTGGCGTGCAAGGGCTGCCTCTCCGACTGCCCGGTCAACGTGGACATGGCTTCGTACAAAGCGGAGTTCCTGCACCACCACTACGCGGGCAGGCTGCGCCCCGCGAGCCACTACTCGCTGGGGTTCCTGCCGCTGTGGGCGCGGCTGGCGGCCACCGCGCCCGGCGTGGTCAACACCGCGCTACGGTCGCGCGCGGTTTCCAGCCTGGCGAAGCGGCTCGGCGGCATCACCCCCGAACGCGAGCTGCCCACGTTCGCCCGCACGACGCTGCGGAGGGCGTGGCGCCGCAAACCCCGGCGCGAGCCCGGTGGCCGGCCGCGAGTCGTGCTCTGGCCCGACACGTTCACCGACCACTTCGCACCCGAGATCGGCGTGGCCGCCACTCGCGTGCTGGAGCACGCCGGGTTCGACGTGGTGCTCCCCCGCTCCTCGGTGTGCTGCGGCCTGACGTGGATCTCCACGGGCCAGCTCGGCATCGCACGCCGTGTGCTGCGGCGCACGCTGGACGTGTTGAGCGAGGACATCCAGGCGGGCACGCCGATCGTGGGGCTCGAACCGAGCTGCCTGGCCGTGCTGCGCCACGACGTCCACGACCTGCTCGACACCCCGCCCGTGCCCGCGCTGACACTCGCGGAGTTCCTCGACAGGCACGCGCCGGACGCGGAGTTCGGCTCGCTCGGCGTACGCGCGGTGACGCAGCAGCACTGCCACCAGCACGCGGTGTTCGGCAACGACGCCGACGAGCGGATGCTGCGCAGGGCGGGTGTGGACAACCGCACGCTCGACTCCGGATGCTGCGGGCTGGCGGGCAACTTCGGTGTCGAGCGCGGCCACTACGAGGTGTCGGTGGCGGCGGCGAACCGGGTGCTCGTGCCCGAGCTCGAGGCCACGAGCGCCGAGGACCTCGTGCTCGCCGACGGGTTCAGCTGCCGCACCCAGATCGCCGACCTCACCGGGCGCCGCGCCCTCCACCTGGCGCAGGTACTCGACCGGGCGCTCAGCGCCACCGAAACCCCCTCGATTCCTACCAAAGCATGA